ACTGAAAATCCTGAATGTTGAGCCGCATGATGCCAGCTGTCTCCCACCTGATGCCGGGCGTTCAAGACCCGATTCAATTTAATTGTTTAAGCATCAAGTATATGACTGAAAACGCTGCGCTATGCGAAGAAAACACGCCTGTCTCTGTTCAGTCAGAGGGGAAGGTTTTGCCAGAATCAGGCGATACACACGATCGATTGCTCATAAGAAAGCAGCGGTTCAAACCTGAAGCTTGAAACCGCTGTTGTTCTACGCCAACCCTTACAGGTTCACCGGCGTCACCAGCCCCCCTTCCGTGACGAAGCGCTCGACATTCCTCAGCACCAATTCACACATGGCCGCTCGGGTTTCGCGAGTTGCGCTCCCTACATGGGGCAGCACCACGACTCGCTCATTCCTGAGCAATTCAGCGGGCACTTCGGGTTCGTTCTCGAACACATCCAGCCCGGCACCGCCCAATTGACCATTTTCCAGAGCCGCAACCAATGCTTTTTCATCCACTACGGAGCCACGGGCGACGTTGACCAGGTAGCCGTTGGGGCCCAAGGCTTTCAAGACCTCGGCAGACACCAGATGGTAGGTTTCCGGGCTGCCTGGAGACGCCACAACAAGAAAATCGCACCATTGCGCCAAGGTCAGCAGTGAAGGCTCGTGATGCCAAGGCAACTGGGGATTCGCACTGCGTGTGTGGTAGCGGATATCCATATCGAAACCAACCGCGCGCCGTGCAATGACCTGACCAACTCGCCCCATACCCAACATGCCCAGGCGCTTGCCACTGACCCGCGTGCTTGGCATGGTAGGACCGACACGAGGCCAGTCGCCACGTCGAACATGGCGGTCGGAAGCAGAAATGCCGCGTACCGCATCGATCAGCAAGCCTATAGCCAAGTCGGCCACGCAGTCGTTCAGAACGTCCGGAGTATTGCTTAGCATCACCCCACGCGCACGGACTGCATCCAGGTCGATGGCATCGTAGCCCACGCCCAGGCTGCAAATAGCCTTCAAGTTGGGCAGTGCATCAATCAGCGCCTTGTCTGCGCCATGCGTTCCTGTGGTGATCAGCACTGTGAACTCGTCACCGTGCTCACGCAAGAATGCCGTTTGATCAGATGCATCACTCAGGATCTCAACCGGGCACAAGGCAGGCAGCTTGCCCGCCAGCGGTGGCGGCAAGGGGCAGGCTTGGAGAATCTTCTGGTTCATGGTCATGCTTCGCTCGTAAAGACGTCGAAATCGACTTGTTTCAGCAGTGCATTGCTCTGGCGTATGACATGGCCGGCAGCAGAGGCTTTGCGACGATAGGCCAACCAGCGCGGATCCGCTTCCAGTGCATTGCGACGGGCTTCCCGGTCGGCCATATCCTCGTATGCCCACAGATGCACCACCTGATTCAGCTCACCCACTTCCGTGGTGTAGTAACCGTGGCAAGCGCCCAGATGCTCGATTTGTACGGCACGCCCTTCCGTCGCATACAGGGACAGGAAATCGCGCAGCAGGCCGGTGGGGATGGTATAGGTTCTTTGGTCGATAATCATGTCGTGAATCCGTTTTTATCCAAGGTATTTGGGCAAGAGCAGCGAAATGACCGGGAAAGCCAAGAGCACTGCCAGGCGGAAAACATCGGCTACCACGAAGGGAATCACACCCCGATACAGCGTGCTCATCTTCACGTCTGGGAGCAGGCTTTTCAGAACCATGACGTTCATGCCCACAGGCGGGGTGATGAAACTGATTTCAGTGACCACCACCACGATGATGCCGAACCAGATCAGGTCAAAGCCCAAGTGCTGTACCAGTGGGTAGAAAATAGGCACGGTGAGCAAGACCATGGACATGCTCTCCAGCACACTGCCCAGCACAATGTAAATCGCGCAAATCAACAGGATCACCACGATCGGGCTCATGTCGAACTGCTGCACCCAGTCCTGCAGATCGCTGGGCATGGACGTGAAATTGATGAAGCTGGAAAACAGCAGGGCTCCGATCAGCACCATGAACAACATGCCCGTGGTACGAGCCGACTCGACCAGCACGTTGGACAGTATCTGCCAGGTCAAACGGCCACGTAGCAGAGCAAACAGGAAGGCACCGCAAGCACCAATCCCGGCGGCTTCCGTCGAGCTGAAAACCCCGCCATAGATCCCGCCCATGACGATGACGAACAGCACCAGCACCCCCCAGACATCGCGCAGCGCACGCAAGCGCTCTTTCCAGCTCATGCGCTCTCCGGGCGGCCCGGCATTGGGGTCGCGCCAGATCGTCCACCTGACTGCCAAAAGGTAAAAACCCACAGCCAGCAGACCCGGCAAAATACCGGCGGCAAACATCTTGCCTATGCTTTGTTCAGTCAGGATGGCATAGACCACCATGACAATAGAGGGCGGAATCAAAATGCCCAGCGTGCCACCAGCAGCGATGGAACCGGAAGCCAGCGCACGGCTGTAGCCCAGTCTGCGCATTTCCGGATAAGCCACCTTGGACATGGTGGCTGCCGTTGCCAGACTGGAACCACACACCGCCCCAAAGCCGCCACAGGCCACCACCGTAGACATGGCCAGCCCACCTTTTCTATGGCCCAGAAATGCATAGGCGGCGGCGTACAGTTCTTTGGACAGCTTGGCCTGAGTAATGAAGTTGCCCATCAAGATGAACAAGGGCAGTACGGACAACAAATACTGAAAACCGCTTTCACGCACAACTGCGCCGGTCATGGCATAGGCGGACGGCCAGTTGCGCATGAGTCCTACGCCGATAAAGCCCACCAGTGCCATGGAAAAGGCCACTGGCACCCGCAGGAAGATCAAGACAAGCATGGCGGCAAAGCCAATCAGTGCTTCAGTCATTCTGTGCCTCTTCTTCCAGATGGGCCGTGTCTGCGTTCAGATCTCGACGAAGCTGCGCCAGCTCCACGATAGTGTTGACGAACAGCATGATGCTCATGAAATAAACAACCGGGGCCAGTGGCAACCCCAGCAAGGTGGTCTGATCCAGGTATTCGGCTGCCGATTCGGCCTGTGTCCAGCTGACCATGGCCAACAACGCGCTGATCCCAGCGGCCAGCAAGTGGCTGGAGACATGGACAATCCGCGCCCCCTTCTCCCCACCGGGGACGGGCACCAGATCAACCACAACGTGTTCGCGCTCCATGGTGGCAAACACGATGCCGCAAAAGATCACCCCCACCATGAGTATTTCAGTGAGTTCTACCGCCCCCATCACCGATACGTTGAAAATGTAGCGCCCTAATACATCGGCCAAAGTCAGCAAGGCCAGCGAGACCATGCATAACTCGGTCAGACGTCGAAGACCCGCTCTTAATAAAGAGAGAATGGAGTTCATGCTTTGTAGCTCCGGGGCTGCTGGCGCACGAGGCGCACAGCAGATTCAAGACAGTCTGCGTGTACTGATCAGTTGGCACTTTCCCGCTGCTTCAGGTCGGCACGGAACTCGGCCAGCACGGCAGGCCCGTCTATACCCTTGGCCTTGGCGGCATCCAGCCAGGCCTGCTCGAAGGATGCTGTGCGCTCTTTGACGGCGGCAATCAGCTCTTCACTGGCGGGATGGAACTGCACATTGTTGGCCTCCAGAGTTTTCATGGCGGCGACATCCGCATCCCCCCAGGCCTTGCCCCCCATGCGAGCAATATGCTCACCGGAAAGACTCATCACGATCTCGCGGTCCTTTTCAGACAAGCGATCAAACGCACCCGGATTCATGATGATGCCGTGCAGATCCGCATAGAGACCGCCCGGGAAAACCGTCGCATGTTTGACCACACTGTCCAGACGGAAGGAAACCACGGACTCCGGAGGGAAAAGTACCCCATCCACCACGCCGGTGCTAAGCAATTCGTACGATTCGGACGCAGGCTTTACAACCGCATTCACGTTCAGCGCCTTGGACAGATCAGCCTGCATGCCACCACCAATACGCAGCTTCAGGCCATCGAAGTCTGCAATGGTCTGCACCTGTTTGCCGGTCGTGTAGACACTGCCCGGGCCATGACCATAAAGCCCAAGCAATTTGATGCCGCGATGCTCTTTGGCATCTTGCAGGTACTTGCTGTAGATGTTCCAGGCCGCCAGCGAAGTGGACTCGGCGCTATTGCCCGAGAACGGCAACATGGCAAATTTCATCAAATCAAAATTGCCGGGGTAATAGGAGTAGGAAATAAAGGCCAGATCAACAATGCCATTGCGCACCGCATCCAGATGCCCAACCGGATTAGTGGCTGCCTTGGTCAGGAAGTTAATCTTGACGCGCCCTTCTGTGGCCTGCTCCACCTCTTTGGCCCAGGGCTTCATGAAGTTAGCCACCAGAACATGTGTTTGCGGGATCCAGGCAGAAAAAGTCAGCTCCACAGGCTTGTCCGCTTTTGCGGGGCCAGCCGCCACAGCCAGGCTGGTTAAGGCCATACCCAACAGGCGAGAAATCCATCGGTTCTTCATGGGGAAATCCTTTTTTGGTGGTAGATCGTTATAGGTATAGTTAGCCAGGCCCGTCAGGAGAAAAGGGCCTGCTCAATCAAGGTTTCGGCATCGCCGTCATGATGCATGCCCAACTGTGTGGCGATTGCCGTTGTCAAAGGCGGCCACTGGGCAAACTGCTGGTCAAACTGAGGGTTGGACTGAAAGCTCAATCCCGCGTCGGCCCCCCGGCCATAGCGGGTTTTGGCAGCCTGTACCAGCTCTGCCACCTGAAGACGCTGGGCGGGAAGATTCCACACCCGACCTGCAGGCAAGCGAGCGGCTTCCAGGCTCGCTGTTGTCAGAAGGTGCCGCACACAGGCGGGCAAGGAAAGCAGCCAGATCCACCCTTGCGGGCCAATGGGGCACTCGTAGGTGCTGCCAGCAGCCAAGGCATGGATCAAGGAGCTGGCAAAGGAAGACAGCGCAGTTTCGGCGGTCATGGGTCTGGCGACCACGGTAGGCAAGCGAACCGAGCGGCCATCCAGAAAACCCCGGCGGCTGTAATCGGCCAGCAGCAGCTCCACCATCCGCTTCTGCGTTCCATAACTTAAAGTAGGTGCGACGGGCGTGTCGTCATCCACCTGCTGGGGCAGTGGCGTCCCAAAGACACCGATACTGCTGGCATACACCACAACGGGGCACTGGCCTTGCTGTCGCAGGTGCTCAAACAAGCCTATGGTGCTGTCTATATTGACGCGCAAACCCAGTGCGAAATTCTCTTCAGCCAGCCGACTGGTCACCGATGCCAGATGGAAAACCGTGTCGGGTGCTGGCGACAACACCGCTTCCAGCACGGTTTTATCGGCCAGGTCGCCACTAATGCAGCGCAGGCCAGGCACGTGGTGATGGCTTTGCTCTTCAAAGGCCAGATCGGTCAGCGTCAGGCTTTGAATCTCTTTGGCTTCAAGCAGTTTGGCCGCCGCACGGGCAAGCGCTTGGCCGATGTAGCCGTTGGCGCCGGTAATCAAGACATGCTTCATGGCTTATCTCCCGGCAGCCTGCGTGCAAGCCGCATCACGACGACGTGGCGCAGCCAGCACACCGCGATCACACAAGGGCTGGCACCAGGCTAAACCGTCCGAAGATGATCCACGAGGCTGATACTCGCAGCCCAGCCAGCTGTCGTAAGCCAAGGCAGGCAAGGCCGCCACGCCTGCCAGCAAATCGTGCTGTGCAAGATCCGGCTCGTAGCGCCCATCGGCACCCGCGATCTGCACATAGCCGATCCACGGAGCACAGGCCTCCACACTGGAAGGGACGTCCAAGCTTTCTTTGACGCAGTGGTAGTAATCAAACTGCAGACGCAGGCGCGGGGAATTGAAGTGCTGGAGCACCTCAATCACCTGCTCTGGCAAGTAATAAAAATACCCGGCCATATCGCTGCGGTTGAGCGCTTCCAGCGTCAGCACCAGATCATCTGCTTCAGCCAAGGCCAAAGCCTGTTCCAGATTACTGAGCAGTGCAGCCCGGCAATCTTCCTGATCGAAGGGGCTGACATCGCCCGCCATCACATGGATACGGCGGCACCCGGTAGCCTGTGCAACAGCACGGGCGCGATCAAAGGCTTCCTGGAACTGGGCCTGTGCGCCGGGAATGGCCGCCCAACCCAACCTGCCCTGCCCCTCGCCTATAGGCGTGTTGATCAGAGTTAGCTCCAGCTGTGCGGCTTGCAGTTGCTGAGCGTACCAAGCCGGAGCGTAGTCGTAAGGCAGCAAAATCTCGACGCCCTGAAACCCATCGGCTGCCGCAGCCTCAAAACGTTCGCTCCAGTCCAGATGCCGATACAACCAGCTGAGATTAGCGGATAGTTGCATGGGGCAGCCTGCCTTATGTGCTTATCTGGCGAAGAAAAGCGTCACGCTGCTCGGGCAGCACAACGCTGACCAAGGCAGACACCTCAGCCTGACCCAGCCCCATGGCGCTTGCCACGCGCAACATTTGCTGCACGCTGGCGGCAACCGGCATAGGCGCGCCGCTTTGTTGGGCATTGGCGATCAGGGTGTCGATATCCTTGAGCATGGTGGACAGCGCACCAATACTTTTTTCCTGGGCCTCTATCATGCGCGGGGCAAAGATCTGCAAGGGCTTGGAGTCCGCCCAACCACCCGCCAGCGCGGGCGCCAGCTTGTCCACATTGATGTTATTGCGCTGGGCAAAGCCAATGGCTTCAGCCAATGCCGCAATCGAAGTTGCCACGATGGCCTGATTGCACAGCTTGGTTGCCTGCCCGGTCCCGGAAGGCCCCATATGCGTGATATTGCCGGCGTAGGCGCACATGGCGGCCTCGGCTTCAGGCATATGGGTTTCGCTACCGCCCGTCATGATGGCCAGCGTACCGGCCTCCACGCCGGGAATACCGCCGGACACCGGGGCATCAATCCAGTCAGCGCCGCAGATCTCCGCCAAACGAGCGGCCAGCTTGCGTGTGGCCTCAGGGTCGATACTGGAGTGATCCACCAGCCATTTAAGGCCCGCTGCCTGAGCAATCCCGTCCGCGCCAAACACCACGGCCTCGGCGGCCTTGGCATCAAACAGGCATAACAACACGCCATCGGCGCCTTCAGCCGCTTCGCGTGGCGTGCTTACGACCTGCGCACCCAGCGCCGCCAGCGGCTCGGCCTTTTCTCTGGAACGGTTCCAGACCTTGACCTCGTGACCCGCTTTCAACAGGCGCTGCACCATGGCAGCCCCCATCAATCCCAAACCGCAAAAACCGAGTTTCATCTTATACGTCCTCAAGCTGTTCTTGCGGCCACTCGGCAGCACCCGAATGGGTCACTGCACCTTCATTGGTCGGTCCAACCAGGCGTGCGTACTTCTCCAGCGCGCCAGCCAAGCGGTCTCGTACGTAAGGTTTCCATTGCGCCCGGCGTGCAGCCAGTTCCTCCTCGGACACATGCAGCTGCATGCTGCTTTGGGTAGCATCGATGGTGATACGGTCGCCGTCTTTTACCAAACCGATGTTCCCACCGGCTGCTGCTTCGGGGCTGGCATAGCCGATACACATGCCGCGTGTCGCACCGGAGAAACGGCCATCCGTCAGCAGTGCCACTTTTTCGCCATTGCCATGACCATAAATGGCGGCAGTGACACTTAGCATCTCGCGCATACCGGGGCCGCCTTTAGGGCCTTCGTTACGGATAATCAGTACGTCGCCAGCCTCATAGGCCTGCTTGGATACCACCGCCATACAGTCTTCTTCGGTTTCAAAAACGCGTGCGCGCCCGTCAAATACCAGAGACTTCAAGCCAGCAATTTTCAGTAAGGCGCCATCGGGGCACAGATTGCCCTTGAGCACGACCAGGCCGCCCGACGCGTGAATCGGCTGATCGCTGCTGCGCACGATACGACCATCCACATCGGGGAAGTTTTCCAGAGCCTCGGCCAAGGTTTCGCCGGTAATGGTCAAGGCATCGCCGTGCAGGTGACCGCTCTTCAAGAGAGCCTTGAGCACGACGGGCACCCCGCCGATCACGTCCAGATCGCGTGCCAGATAACGGCCGCCGGGCTGCAAGTCGGCAATCAATGGCGTGCGGTTGAACACCTCGGCCATATCGTCCGTGGTGAAACGAATACCGACTTCGTGCGCAATGGCAGGAATATGCAAGGCCACATTGGTCGATCCGCCAGTCGCAGCAACAGCAGCAGTGGCATTTTCCAGACTCTTGCGGGTGATGAGATCACGCGGCAAAGGACCACCGTGTTCCAGAATCTCCATCACACGGCGACCGGCGCGACGAGCCAGCGCGTGTCGTTGGCTGTAGACCGCCGGGGTGGTCGAGGAACCCAGAAAAGACAGGCCCAGGGCCTCTGCCACCATACCCATGGTATTGGCGGTGAACTGGCCCGGACAGGAGCCCACGGTCATGGCACAGGTACGCTCGATGCCATGCAGTTGCTCCAGGGAAATCGCCCCAGTCTGGTAGCGACCCACACCCTCAATGGCGGTAAGCACCGTGTTTTCAGTGCCATCGGGTGAGTAGCCCGGCAACATGGAGCCACCATAAATGAAGACTGAGGGGACGTTGAGCCGCGCCATGGCCATCAGGGTGCCAGGCAAGGTCTTGTCGCAACCACCCAGACCGACCAGAGCGTCATAGGCATGGCCACGTACAGCTATTTCCATGCTGTCGGCAATCATCTCGCGCGAGACCAGGCTCATGCGCATGCCAGCGTGGTTCATGGAGGTGCCATCGGACACGGAAATCGTGTTCATCATGACGGGTACGCCACCACCCTGTGCTACGCCCAGGCGCACGCTGTCTGCCTGCGGGCCCAGCGATTTGGAACAGGGTGTGTTGTCTCCGGCGGTTCCAATGATGGCGACCATCGAGCGGTCCAGATCATCATCGTCCAGGCCCGTGGCACGCAGAAAGGCTCGGTGTGGTGTGCGGGTCACGCCCTCGGTCACTGCTTTTGATCTATGTTTTTTTAGCATGGTCTTTGGTGGTGATGAGTAATTGAAAGATCGAGTTAATCGGTCAGGTCCAAGCGATCAAAGATCCAGGAAACATCTTCCTGAATGTATTGGCGCGCCTGGGCGAAGTTACCGGCACGCAGCGCGTTGACGGTGGACTCATGCAACTGGTCTGAGGAGTCTTCGTTATGGAGCAGTTCGCGGGTTTCACGCAGATAGGCCCCCGACTGCAACCACAGGCTCTCGATCATGGCGAGCATGACGGGGGACTGGGCGGCGGCATA
This genomic window from Alcaligenes faecalis contains:
- the ilvD gene encoding dihydroxy-acid dehydratase, which produces MLKKHRSKAVTEGVTRTPHRAFLRATGLDDDDLDRSMVAIIGTAGDNTPCSKSLGPQADSVRLGVAQGGGVPVMMNTISVSDGTSMNHAGMRMSLVSREMIADSMEIAVRGHAYDALVGLGGCDKTLPGTLMAMARLNVPSVFIYGGSMLPGYSPDGTENTVLTAIEGVGRYQTGAISLEQLHGIERTCAMTVGSCPGQFTANTMGMVAEALGLSFLGSSTTPAVYSQRHALARRAGRRVMEILEHGGPLPRDLITRKSLENATAAVAATGGSTNVALHIPAIAHEVGIRFTTDDMAEVFNRTPLIADLQPGGRYLARDLDVIGGVPVVLKALLKSGHLHGDALTITGETLAEALENFPDVDGRIVRSSDQPIHASGGLVVLKGNLCPDGALLKIAGLKSLVFDGRARVFETEEDCMAVVSKQAYEAGDVLIIRNEGPKGGPGMREMLSVTAAIYGHGNGEKVALLTDGRFSGATRGMCIGYASPEAAAGGNIGLVKDGDRITIDATQSSMQLHVSEEELAARRAQWKPYVRDRLAGALEKYARLVGPTNEGAVTHSGAAEWPQEQLEDV
- a CDS encoding NAD(P)-dependent oxidoreductase, with protein sequence MKLGFCGLGLMGAAMVQRLLKAGHEVKVWNRSREKAEPLAALGAQVVSTPREAAEGADGVLLCLFDAKAAEAVVFGADGIAQAAGLKWLVDHSSIDPEATRKLAARLAEICGADWIDAPVSGGIPGVEAGTLAIMTGGSETHMPEAEAAMCAYAGNITHMGPSGTGQATKLCNQAIVATSIAALAEAIGFAQRNNINVDKLAPALAGGWADSKPLQIFAPRMIEAQEKSIGALSTMLKDIDTLIANAQQSGAPMPVAASVQQMLRVASAMGLGQAEVSALVSVVLPEQRDAFLRQIST
- a CDS encoding TRAP transporter substrate-binding protein, yielding MKNRWISRLLGMALTSLAVAAGPAKADKPVELTFSAWIPQTHVLVANFMKPWAKEVEQATEGRVKINFLTKAATNPVGHLDAVRNGIVDLAFISYSYYPGNFDLMKFAMLPFSGNSAESTSLAAWNIYSKYLQDAKEHRGIKLLGLYGHGPGSVYTTGKQVQTIADFDGLKLRIGGGMQADLSKALNVNAVVKPASESYELLSTGVVDGVLFPPESVVSFRLDSVVKHATVFPGGLYADLHGIIMNPGAFDRLSEKDREIVMSLSGEHIARMGGKAWGDADVAAMKTLEANNVQFHPASEELIAAVKERTASFEQAWLDAAKAKGIDGPAVLAEFRADLKQRESAN
- a CDS encoding NIPSNAP family protein, giving the protein MIIDQRTYTIPTGLLRDFLSLYATEGRAVQIEHLGACHGYYTTEVGELNQVVHLWAYEDMADREARRNALEADPRWLAYRRKASAAGHVIRQSNALLKQVDFDVFTSEA
- a CDS encoding TRAP transporter small permease yields the protein MNSILSLLRAGLRRLTELCMVSLALLTLADVLGRYIFNVSVMGAVELTEILMVGVIFCGIVFATMEREHVVVDLVPVPGGEKGARIVHVSSHLLAAGISALLAMVSWTQAESAAEYLDQTTLLGLPLAPVVYFMSIMLFVNTIVELAQLRRDLNADTAHLEEEAQND
- a CDS encoding 2-hydroxyacid dehydrogenase, with the translated sequence MTMNQKILQACPLPPPLAGKLPALCPVEILSDASDQTAFLREHGDEFTVLITTGTHGADKALIDALPNLKAICSLGVGYDAIDLDAVRARGVMLSNTPDVLNDCVADLAIGLLIDAVRGISASDRHVRRGDWPRVGPTMPSTRVSGKRLGMLGMGRVGQVIARRAVGFDMDIRYHTRSANPQLPWHHEPSLLTLAQWCDFLVVASPGSPETYHLVSAEVLKALGPNGYLVNVARGSVVDEKALVAALENGQLGGAGLDVFENEPEVPAELLRNERVVVLPHVGSATRETRAAMCELVLRNVERFVTEGGLVTPVNL
- a CDS encoding TRAP transporter large permease — encoded protein: MTEALIGFAAMLVLIFLRVPVAFSMALVGFIGVGLMRNWPSAYAMTGAVVRESGFQYLLSVLPLFILMGNFITQAKLSKELYAAAYAFLGHRKGGLAMSTVVACGGFGAVCGSSLATAATMSKVAYPEMRRLGYSRALASGSIAAGGTLGILIPPSIVMVVYAILTEQSIGKMFAAGILPGLLAVGFYLLAVRWTIWRDPNAGPPGERMSWKERLRALRDVWGVLVLFVIVMGGIYGGVFSSTEAAGIGACGAFLFALLRGRLTWQILSNVLVESARTTGMLFMVLIGALLFSSFINFTSMPSDLQDWVQQFDMSPIVVILLICAIYIVLGSVLESMSMVLLTVPIFYPLVQHLGFDLIWFGIIVVVVTEISFITPPVGMNVMVLKSLLPDVKMSTLYRGVIPFVVADVFRLAVLLAFPVISLLLPKYLG
- a CDS encoding NAD-dependent epimerase/dehydratase family protein; protein product: MKHVLITGANGYIGQALARAAAKLLEAKEIQSLTLTDLAFEEQSHHHVPGLRCISGDLADKTVLEAVLSPAPDTVFHLASVTSRLAEENFALGLRVNIDSTIGLFEHLRQQGQCPVVVYASSIGVFGTPLPQQVDDDTPVAPTLSYGTQKRMVELLLADYSRRGFLDGRSVRLPTVVARPMTAETALSSFASSLIHALAAGSTYECPIGPQGWIWLLSLPACVRHLLTTASLEAARLPAGRVWNLPAQRLQVAELVQAAKTRYGRGADAGLSFQSNPQFDQQFAQWPPLTTAIATQLGMHHDGDAETLIEQALFS
- a CDS encoding hydroxypyruvate isomerase family protein: MQLSANLSWLYRHLDWSERFEAAAADGFQGVEILLPYDYAPAWYAQQLQAAQLELTLINTPIGEGQGRLGWAAIPGAQAQFQEAFDRARAVAQATGCRRIHVMAGDVSPFDQEDCRAALLSNLEQALALAEADDLVLTLEALNRSDMAGYFYYLPEQVIEVLQHFNSPRLRLQFDYYHCVKESLDVPSSVEACAPWIGYVQIAGADGRYEPDLAQHDLLAGVAALPALAYDSWLGCEYQPRGSSSDGLAWCQPLCDRGVLAAPRRRDAACTQAAGR